The proteins below are encoded in one region of Micromonospora yangpuensis:
- a CDS encoding GmrSD restriction endonuclease domain-containing protein, whose amino-acid sequence MPTHHVNLDALIPREDFELAGNEPLTQPSILSTSLKVTDLVAESLIYNVLRKPDFQRETASWPPDKVAELVRSFLEGDLIPSVIMWRSPISGSIFVIDGAHRLSALVAWAHDDYGDRQTSSEFFNNVIPVEQRKAAEATRSLIAETVGSYRDLSVALRNPEAVHKEHLRLARNLSAFAVSLQWVMGEAEKAESSFFRINQQATPIDQAELEMIKARRKPNAVAARAFIRAGTGHKYWSSFGAQTRSEIEKIAKEVYDLIFKPSLDTSIRSADLPVAGRGYSSDSVKMVFELVNFVNGISPETWRRGKVSTTKPGSEAAGRAELADDHDGENTLRFMRAVRKAASRIAGNDPASLGLHPAVYFYSATGRFQPAAFLSAISFVTNLVNRRHLNQFMAIRADFEEFLVTHKYFLNHIVRRHGSLTRSVSPITVMLETTFESLTQGEDTPQIVNILKNQPDLRTALREVDGVGGGRGKSFSTETKNVIILKEIIDTAPKCRICGARLPLSAASFDHIVRRADGGSGTRENAQLTHPYCNTGFKESIHSRESGVASHGTVARA is encoded by the coding sequence ATGCCGACACACCACGTAAACCTTGATGCCCTGATTCCCCGCGAGGACTTTGAGCTTGCTGGCAACGAGCCACTGACGCAGCCGTCGATCCTTAGTACAAGTCTAAAGGTTACGGATCTCGTGGCTGAGAGTCTCATCTACAATGTACTGAGAAAACCCGACTTCCAACGGGAGACAGCCAGCTGGCCGCCGGACAAGGTTGCGGAACTGGTCCGAAGTTTCCTGGAAGGGGACCTCATACCGTCCGTCATCATGTGGCGATCGCCCATCAGTGGTAGCATTTTCGTCATCGATGGAGCACATCGCTTGAGTGCATTGGTCGCCTGGGCTCACGATGACTATGGTGACCGGCAGACCTCATCAGAATTTTTCAATAACGTAATTCCGGTCGAACAGCGGAAAGCAGCCGAAGCGACCCGTTCTTTGATCGCGGAAACAGTCGGTTCGTATCGGGACCTCAGCGTAGCCCTACGAAACCCAGAGGCTGTCCACAAGGAGCACCTTCGCTTGGCGCGCAACCTGAGCGCCTTCGCAGTAAGCCTTCAATGGGTGATGGGCGAAGCCGAGAAGGCGGAGAGCTCGTTCTTCCGCATCAATCAACAGGCAACTCCTATCGATCAGGCTGAGCTGGAAATGATTAAAGCGAGGCGCAAGCCGAACGCTGTAGCGGCTCGCGCCTTTATCAGAGCAGGAACCGGGCACAAATACTGGTCATCGTTTGGCGCTCAGACACGCTCTGAGATCGAGAAAATCGCCAAAGAAGTTTACGACCTAATCTTTAAGCCCTCGCTGGATACTTCGATACGCAGCGCGGATCTTCCTGTGGCTGGTCGCGGGTACTCATCGGATAGCGTGAAGATGGTTTTCGAGCTCGTAAACTTCGTAAATGGCATTTCGCCAGAAACTTGGCGTAGGGGCAAAGTTTCTACGACTAAGCCTGGCTCGGAGGCCGCCGGTAGAGCTGAACTAGCTGACGATCACGACGGCGAGAACACCCTACGCTTCATGAGAGCGGTCCGAAAGGCTGCCTCGCGCATTGCTGGAAATGATCCCGCCTCGCTTGGACTCCACCCTGCCGTTTACTTCTATAGCGCGACGGGGCGGTTTCAGCCCGCCGCTTTCCTTTCTGCAATCAGCTTCGTGACGAACCTGGTAAACCGGCGGCACCTCAACCAATTCATGGCCATTCGGGCCGACTTCGAGGAATTTCTGGTCACACATAAGTATTTCCTGAACCATATTGTGCGACGACACGGTAGTCTGACGCGGTCCGTTTCGCCCATAACTGTTATGCTGGAAACCACCTTTGAATCTTTGACTCAAGGTGAAGATACGCCGCAGATCGTCAACATTCTCAAAAATCAACCGGACCTAAGGACGGCCCTAAGGGAAGTGGATGGCGTCGGAGGTGGGCGTGGAAAAAGCTTCTCAACGGAGACTAAGAACGTGATTATTCTGAAAGAAATTATCGATACGGCCCCCAAGTGTAGAATATGCGGCGCGCGCCTACCGCTTAGCGCGGCATCTTTCGACCATATCGTACGGAGAGCTGATGGGGGCTCCGGAACGCGCGAAAACGCGCAGCTAACTCACCCCTATTGCAACACGGGGTTTAAGGAATCGATTCATTCTCGCGAGTCTGGAGTCGCCTCTCACGGGACAGTGGCCCGAGCCTAA